Proteins encoded together in one Zonotrichia leucophrys gambelii isolate GWCS_2022_RI unplaced genomic scaffold, RI_Zleu_2.0 Scaffold_319_59616, whole genome shotgun sequence window:
- the NKPD1 gene encoding NTPase KAP family P-loop domain-containing protein 1, with product MEPLELPRGSCCSSGPALALEMSPGLSPGLSPGLSPAVSPGGCEESEAWLGPGGSPRPCPHGAPAEGAVPELREPPTEDDIYCRCLSRTLCHTATPVTVGFYAPCGHRLDSLLAKVTAFMREEMAQREAAELRRGQRKPRSPHGWGLLEALWLLAFYEPVVTEGHLRRKNLEFIFIRFSAWEFAGCDKLWAGLVTTLCHHVRQHFGALPLSVFHVLGSRPRFASGFSQREWILKTGTCLRLWGLLLVLAVGIAILLVALLVPGIKDHHALKVVGSAVASLSGSSLVLGALSILKNFLVSEKKKIERLTNSDRFAGQLGFMSKIREEVEVLVDYLAFMEVFERRRLRVVMEITSLDLCYPEKVAGVFNAMATLLSDANAPFIFLLAVDPSVIVPCLEQTGCMKGLADNGYLYLNRAVTLPFSIPEMGARSRLRSVAAAIQTREDLMYRIIADNVAKTRGGCGGCGGCGGCGAAPSWKEADSEAVAWIHEAFRCLHDGSDVLSRYLPENGANVRRIVNTIPITLRLLLHRAGAGAAAQLSPRAAAAWVVLADRWPCRLSWTLQCLQDAGQGSTAAAERSGRSLWSVFAEHAGELSALRQPLGKVLSLDADPELFQAFLARDFPFGAGEARQLLGVTVNLDHSIRQQMGLLRAMARLGRTSAPVSRGVQCGPHGAR from the exons ATGGAGCCGCTGGAGCTGCCCCGG ggttcctgctgctcctcggGGCCGGCGCTGGCCCTGgagatgtccccagggctgtccccagggctgtccccagggctgtccccggcTGTGTCCCCGGGGGGGTGCGAGGAGAGCGAGGCCTGGCTGGGCCCGGGGGGCTCCCCCCGCCCGTGCCCCCACGGAGCCCCCGCCGAGGGAGCGGTGCCCGAGCTGCGAG AGCCCCCGACGGAGGACGACATCTACTGCCGCTGCCTGTCGCGCACGCTGTGCCACACGGCCACGCCCGTCACCGTCGGGTTCTACGCGCCCTGCGGGCACCGCCTCGACTCCCTGCTCGCCAAGGTCACCG CGTTCATGCGCGAGGAGATGGCGCAGCGCGAGGCGGCCGAGCTGCGCCGGGGCCAGCGCAAACCGCGCAGCCCGCACGGCTGGGGCCTGCTGGAGGCCCTGTGGCTCCTGGCCTTCTACGAGCCCGTGGTGACCGAGGGCCACCTGCGCAGGAAGAACCTCGAGTTCATCTTCATCCGCTTCAGCGCCTGGGAGTTCGCGGGCTGCGACAAGCTCTGGGCGGGCCTGGTGACCACGCTGTGCCACCACGTGCGGCAGCACTTCGGCGCGCTGCCGCTCAGCGTCTTCCACGTGCTGGGCTCGCGGCCGCGCTTCGCCTCCGGCTTCTCGCAGCGGGAGTGGATCCTCAAGACGGGCACGTGCCTGcggctctgggggctgctgctggtgctggccgTGGGCATCGCCATCCTGCTGGTGGCGCTGCTGGTGCCGGGCATCAAGGACCACCACGCCCTCAAGGTGGTGGGCAGCGCCGTGGCGTCGCTGTCGGGCTCCTCGCTGGTGCTGGGGGCCTTGTCCATCCTCAAGAACTTCCTGGTCAGCGAGAAGAAGAAGATCGAGCGCCTGACCAACAGCGACCGCTTTGCGGGGCAGTTGGGGTTCATGAGCAAGATCCGCGAGGAGGTCGAGGTGCTGGTGGATTATTTGGCTTTCATGGAGGTGTTCGAGCGGCGCCGGCTGCGCGTGGTGATGGAGATCACCAGCCTGGACCTGTGCTACCCGGAGAAGGTGGCCGGCGTCTTCAACGCCATGGCCACGCTGCTGTCGGACGCCAACGCGCCCTTCATCTTCCTGCTGGCCGTGGACCCCAGCGTCATCGTGCCGTGCCTGGAGCAGACGGGCTGCATGAAGGGGCTGGCCGACAACGGCTACCTGTACCTGAACCGCGCCGTCACGCTGCCCTTCTCCATCCCCGAGATGGGCGCCCGCTCCCGCCTGCGCAGCGTGGCCGCCGCCATCCAGACGCGCGAGGACCTCATGTACCGCATCATCGCCGACAACGTCGCCAAGACCCGCGGCGGCTGCGGTGGCTGCGGTGGCTGCGGCGGCTgcggggcagctcccagctggaagGAGGCCGATTCCGAGGCCGTGGCGTGGATCCACGAGGCGTTCCGGTGTCTCCACGACGGCTCGGACGTTCTGAGCCGCTACCTGCCCGAGAACGGCGCCAACGTGCGGCGCATCGTCAACACCATCCCCATCacgctgcggctgctgctgcaccgCGCCGgcgccggcgccgccgcccaGCTGTCGCCGCGCGCCGCGGCCGCGTGGGTGGTGCTGGCCGACCGCTGGCCCTGCCGCCTCAGCTGGAcgctgcagtgcctgcaggacgccgggcagggcagcacagcgGCGGCGGAACGTTCCGGAAGGTCGCTGTGGAGCGTGTTCGCCGAGCACGCCGGGGAGCTGAGCGCGCTGCGGCAGCCGCTGGGCAAGGTGCTGAGCCTGGACGCCGACCCCGAGCTCTTCCAGGCGTTCCTGGCGCGAGATTTCCCCTTCGGCGCCGGCGAGGCGCGGCAGCTGCTCGGCGTCACCGTCAACCTGGACCACTCCATCCGGCAGCAgatggggctgctcagggccaTGGCGCGGCTGGGCAGGACCTCGGCACCCGTGTCCAGAGGGGTGCAGTGTGGGCCACACGGTGCCCGGTGA